The DNA segment GCACATTCGACTAACTTAAATTGCGTATTCTGAAATGAAGAAATTGAATTTCCAAAAGCAGATCTTTCGTTGGTATACTCAATTGTACTTTCAATAGCACCTTGAGCAGTTGCTACCGCTGTGATTGCCACGGTGAGTCGTTCTCGTGCAAGTTCGCTCATCATAATATAAAATCCTTTTCCCTCCTCGCCTAGCAAATTCTCTTTGGGAACTTTTACATTATCAAAGAATAATTCGGCAGTATCTTGAGCTTTCATTCCGATTTTCTTGAGAGGATTTCCTTTTGCAAAACCTTCAGCGTTGACATCCATAATTAAAAGGGAAACGCCTTCATCTTCGGTATTTCTGTTGGTTTTTACTGCGACTATAACCATATCGCACATAAAACCATTGGTGATAAAAGTTTTTTGACCGTTTACAAGATAATGATCTCCACAATCTTGAGCAGTAGTTTTAATTGCTTGCAAATCACTTCCGCAGTTTGGCTCGGTCATTCCAATTGCGGTAATAATTTCGCCCGAAGCCATTGCGGGTAAATATTTAGATTTTTGATCATCGGTTCCGTATTTTAGTAAATAGGGCGCAACTATATCAGAATGTAGAAAAAACCCAGGTCCAGAAATTCCTTTTTTTCCCAACTCTTCAATAAAAAGTGCACTAAAAGAAAAGTCTAGTCCACTTCCACCGTATTTTTCTGGCATATCAAGACATAACAAACCCAAGCTCCCAGCCTTCGTCCATAATTCTCTCGGAACCATTTGATTGTTCTCCCATTCCTCCTGAAAAGGCAGCATATCCGATTCGATAAATTGCACAATCATCTCGCGCATCATTTTATGTTCGGCCGAGCTGTATAATTTTCGCGGAAGCAAGATGTCTTTTAGCATTTATAAAATTTTTAAATAGTCAAAACAATACTGAAGTGGTCTTAGACCTAAAAGTACGTTTTATTATTCAAAATTTCTAAACGCATTTTTTAAATTGCATCTAATATCATGCAAACCAAAGAGAGGCATGCAAAAGCGACCTTTAGCAATACTATAAATATCGGAATGGGGGAAATTTTAAAAATGTAGTAAAGTGACTATAGCCAATCGGGAGAAAGCTGTAGAACGAATTTTATATTAATTAGTCTGTATTTACTACTTTTTCTTGAAAGAATTTTTAACAAATAAAAATAATTTTACTACTACAACACATAGTGCACCAACCGCTAAACCGATTATAGCTTCACGAACGATATCTGGAAGATTAGGTAAAAAGTGGTGAAAGTAATCAACATTGTGGGCAAAAATACCACCTGAAACGAGGATTAAGGCGATCGTTCCAATGACAGTGAGAGATTTAATTACATACGGAAGTGCCTTTACGAGCATCATTCCAAAGGATTTTTTTAAACTTTTTTCCTTTTTACTTTTCTTGATAAGGTAATAGCCAGCCTCGTCCATACGAACAATTACCGCAACAATGCCGTATACACCTACTGTTGCAAGTAGAGCAATTGCACTCACTACCAAGATTTGTGTTGTTAGCGTATTATTAACAACTGTACTCATCGCGATGATAATAATCTCGACAGAGAGTATAAAATCAGTTACAATGGCAGATTTTATTTTAGATTGTTCCATTGCAAGAATTTCTTCTTCGGTAATGTCTTGATCCAAATCGACTACCGCCGCATCCTTATGTGGGACCAAAAATTCATAAATTTTCTCAGCTCCTTCATAGGCTAAGTAGAATCCTCCTAATAATAAAGCTATTGTTATCGCAATTGGAAAAAATGCACTTAGTAGAAATGCTACCGGTAAAATAATTATTTTATTAATTAAAGAACCTTTTGTAATTGCCCATAGCACCGGAATTTCTCGCGATGATGCAAATCCTGAAGCTTTCTCCGCATTTACTGCCAAATCATCACCGAGAATACCTGCAGTTTTCTTTGCTGCAACCTTACTCATAACCGCAACATCATCCATAATTGCGGCGATATCATCCAATATTGCAAAAAAACCTGAAGCCATAGTTTTATATATTAAGATGCCAAATATAAAATATATTAGAAAATTCTAATCTAAATTTTTCATAAATAGTTTTTTATTCTAAAGTATGATTCAGTTGAAGCAGCAAGAATGACATCATGCTTTTTGTGAAAATTGAGTCTGCAAAGACAAGGCATGTCTAATTTGTTGTTTATCAAACGATGTAAAAAATTGCCTGCACTCAGCTAATGAAGAGTTAGAAATTTGGTGAAATTATGCGCTTAACATAGCAATAAGCTGTATAGAAATGAAATTGATTCGGAGTAATAAATCTTGCGAAGTTCAATGTATTTGATGTTCCAAAAAAGTAATTGTTGTTCCAGTAATTAGCAAAGATGGATCGTAGTAAAACACTATCACCACTACAGAATTATCTTGTCAGGTTTTATGGCGGAATTTAAACTTTGTAGTTTGGCCAAAGGAAACAATTTAGGATTCTGCGCAGTTTGATAGTTTTCATTTGGTATCGAGTGCAGAATTATTCCCATTGCGATCTGAATTTTGCAAAATTCATTTAAATCCTAAAAATATAATTATTAGATAATTATTGTATTTAATCTCACTTAAAGATTTCAGTTCAAGATTTCAGTTGAAACATGTTTCTTGGGTTTGTTGAAATAGATTTATTTGTTTAAAACGGATAAAATTTATTCTAAGACAATTGTTATTTTTGAAAAATTTCCGTCTATAATAACATTTTCCCTAGCCGTGATAGCAATGGAAATCCCGTCGTGAGAATTTGCCTTCTGTGGCAACAGTTGCAAACAAGAGCGACCAACGGAAGCTCCTTGATTGCTAACTGTTGCGGCAAATTCTCACGACGGATTGTAATGGATAGCGCGATTAGCTCCTAAAAAAAACAATTTTCGTCTTCATCAGTCGATTCTCCATTGTCGTTTTGAGCTTTTTTAAACAACCGCTTCAAAATTTTATTACAGTGAGAATGCCGTAATTAAATATATAAAATTGGTTAGTTTGCGAAAATTCAGAATTTTGCCGGTGACATTCCCACAGCGAGCAACATTTGCGTTTTTGCTGTTAAAGAAATAATAAAAACACTGCAAATTTTCTGTTACAATTCGATAAGAGTATTTTTACAATTAACCTAAAAAAATTGATTGTAGATGGAAGTTTTTCAGCAATGGTTTGATACCTTATTATCAGATGCCGGAGTAGCACCTGACTGGATTTCCTTTTTCAGCATGCTCATTGGCCTAGCGATTTTAATTGCAGTTGCCGTATTTACCTACTTAGTTATTAAGCATTTTCTCATTCGGTTTTTGAATGCCTTTTTCAGAAAAACATCTTTTAAATGGGATGATGTGTTGGCCGATCGCAATACCTTTAACAATTTGGCCCATATTATACCTGCAATTATAGTTCGAATTGCAATACCAAAATTGTTTGTAGACTATCCGCAAGTACAGCCATTCATGATCAAGGTTGGTGATGTCTACATATTAATTGCTGCGACATTGATTATTATATCATTCGTAAAAGCGGTGGAATACATCCTATCGCAATCGCCTGTTTTTGCCAACAAACCGCTTGCGAGTTACTTTCAATTATTGCGAATTGTAATTTATATTGCAATTTTCATCACGATACTTTCGGTGCTTTTAGGCAAATCGCCAATGTATTTTCTGACCGCCTTCGGGGCAATGACTGCAATAATATTATTAATCTTTAAGGACACTATTTTAGGTCTAGTGGCTAGCGTTCAAATATCAGCAAATGATGTAGTGAGAGTTGGTGATTGGGTAGAAATGCCAAAATATAACGCTGATGGAGATGTAATAGCAATAAATTTAAATACGGTAAAAGTCCGCAATTGGGATAAAACGATTACGGCAATTCCAACTTTTTATTTTATTACCGACAGTTTTAAAAATTGGCGCGGAATGCAAGAAAGTGGTGGAAGACGTATCAAGAGATCCATACTTTTTAATGTGCATACAGTTAAGTTTGTAAATCCAGAAACGCGAGAACGCTTTAAACAATATAGCTTAATTACGGAGTATGTATCTGAACGCCAAAACGAAATAGAGGTATACAATACAGAAAATGGTGTAGACACTTCACAACTGATTAATGGAAGAAGAATGACAAATATTGGAGTTTTTCGGATTTATGTTGAAAATTATCTTAAGCAACATAAAGGTATTCAGCAAGAGATGACGATGCTGGTGCGACAACTTCCGAGCGATGATCGAGGTTTACCTATAGAAATTTATTGCTTTACTAACACCACCAGCTGGTTGGAATACGAAACTATTCAATCTGATATATTTGACCATTTATTTGCAGCTGCCTCTTGGTTTGAGCTTGAATTATATCAGCAACCAGCAGGTAGTGATATTGCTTTGGCGATAGAGAAAGTCTCTCAAATATCTAAGTCACAGATGGAGTAATAGAAAAAAATGAGGAATGATTTTGTTAACAATATTCACACCCCTATTTGTAAATTGCATTTCTATTTCCTAAAAGTCTTAAAAGTAAAAGTTGCGGTATTTTAAAATTACTGGGATTACCTGCGGTCATCCCGGAGAGAGTTAATGCTACAAGAAAAAGCAAAATCCACTCGCGCTGGTCATGGATTGCTTTTTTATTTCCCAAATGCTTACAAAAGCTTTGCTTTTGAAACTGCAATAAAACAAAATACTACTCGAAGAATTCCGGGATTACCTGCGGTGATCCCGGAGGGAGTAAATGCTACAAGAAAAAGCAAAATCCACTCCCGCTGGTCATGGATTGATTTTTTATTTCCCAAATGCTTACAAAAGCTTTGCTTAATTCTGCAATTAAAAAAAATACTACTCGAAGAAGTCCGGGATTACCTGCGGTGGTCCCAGAGAGAGTTAATGCTACAAGAAAAAGCAAAATCCACTCCCGCCGGTCATGGATTGATTTTTTATATCCCAAATGCTTACAAAAGCTTTGCTTTATTCTGCAGTTAAAAAAAATACTACTCGAAGAATTCCGGGATTACCTGCGGTGATCCCGGAGGGAGTTAATGCTACGAGAAAAAGCAAAATCCACTCCCGCTGGTCATTGATTGATTTTTTATTTCCTAAATGCTTACAAAAGCTTTGCTTTATTCTGCAATTAAAAAAAATACTACTCGAAGAATTCTGGGATTACCTGCGGTGATCCCGGAGGGAGTTAATACTACAAGAAAAAGCAAAATCCACTCCCGCTGGTCGTGGATTGCTTTTTTATTTCCCAAATGCTTACAAAAGCTTTGCTTTATTCTGCAATTAAAAAAAATACTACTCGAAGAATTCTGGGATTACCTGCGGTGATCCCGGAGGGAGTTAATACTACAAGAAAAAGCAAAATCCACTCCCGCTGGTCGTGGATTGCTTTTTTATTTCCCAAATGCTTACAAAAGCTTTGCTTTTGACACTTTTGGGAAATAAAAAAGCAGAAACTCTCGTTTCTGCTTTTTCTTGTGGGCGATGAGGGATTCGAACCCCCGACCCTCTGGGTGTAAACCAGATGCTCTGAACCAACTGAGCTAATCGCCCCTTTTTATCGGTGTGCAAATATACATAAGGAAATGTAATCTGCAACTATAAAAAGAATTTTTTTTGAAAATTATTTTTGTGACCTTCTTTCGCGTTCAGCCGAAATTAAATTTAACTCTCTACTTGTCTGTCCAGCAACCGAAGTGTTCTCCTGCGCACGTCTGATCAAGTAAGGCATCACCTCTCTCACCGGTCCAAAAGGCAAATATTTGGCAACATTATAACCTTGCTCACCCAGATTGAAAGATATATTATCACTCATTCCATACAGCTGTCCAAAATAAATCCGACTATCTCCTTTTTCAATACCGTTCTCTTTCATCATACGCATCAGCATATACGAGCTGTCTTCATTGTGTGTACCTGCAAAAACGCCCATCATATCTATATTGGCAAGCATATAGGTAACTGCTGCATTGTAATTTTCGTCAGTAGCTGCTTTGCTACTGCAAATGGGCGATGGGTATCCATTTTGTGCTGCGCGCTCATTCTCCTTTTCCATATAAGCGCCACGCACCAATTTTTGGCCTATAAAAAATCCTTCCAACTTAGCTTGCGCATGGAGTTTTTTAAGGTAAGCCATACGGTCATGTCTATACATCTGAAGCGTGTTAAATATTAACGCTTTTTCTTTATTATAACGTTGCATCATCGATGTTACCAAATCATCAGCAGCATCTTGCATCCAACTTTCTTCGGCATCAACAAGTACTTCGATATCATTTTCATAGGCTTTTTTGCAAACTTTGTCAAAACGTGCTACTACTCTATCCCATTCATTTTGTTCTGCCTCGGTGAAAGCAATACCTGCACCTTTCTTGTCGTATAACTCAAATCGACCAAAACCAGTTGGTTTAAATACCGCATACGGAAGTGCTTTTCGTTCTTTGGCAAAATCTATAATGCGCAAGGTCATTTCCATTGCATCATCAAAGTGTTCCTCATC comes from the Flavobacterium ardleyense genome and includes:
- a CDS encoding acyl-CoA dehydrogenase family protein, which translates into the protein MLKDILLPRKLYSSAEHKMMREMIVQFIESDMLPFQEEWENNQMVPRELWTKAGSLGLLCLDMPEKYGGSGLDFSFSALFIEELGKKGISGPGFFLHSDIVAPYLLKYGTDDQKSKYLPAMASGEIITAIGMTEPNCGSDLQAIKTTAQDCGDHYLVNGQKTFITNGFMCDMVIVAVKTNRNTEDEGVSLLIMDVNAEGFAKGNPLKKIGMKAQDTAELFFDNVKVPKENLLGEEGKGFYIMMSELARERLTVAITAVATAQGAIESTIEYTNERSAFGNSISSFQNTQFKLVECATKLQLHQSFLDSSIEHLMDETLSAEIASMIKFSASDMCGEVVDECLQLFGGYGYMWEYPISRMYVDNRVARIYAGTNEIMKVIVARKMFRK
- a CDS encoding DUF808 domain-containing protein, which gives rise to MASGFFAILDDIAAIMDDVAVMSKVAAKKTAGILGDDLAVNAEKASGFASSREIPVLWAITKGSLINKIIILPVAFLLSAFFPIAITIALLLGGFYLAYEGAEKIYEFLVPHKDAAVVDLDQDITEEEILAMEQSKIKSAIVTDFILSVEIIIIAMSTVVNNTLTTQILVVSAIALLATVGVYGIVAVIVRMDEAGYYLIKKSKKEKSLKKSFGMMLVKALPYVIKSLTVIGTIALILVSGGIFAHNVDYFHHFLPNLPDIVREAIIGLAVGALCVVVVKLFLFVKNSFKKK
- a CDS encoding mechanosensitive ion channel family protein, which translates into the protein MEVFQQWFDTLLSDAGVAPDWISFFSMLIGLAILIAVAVFTYLVIKHFLIRFLNAFFRKTSFKWDDVLADRNTFNNLAHIIPAIIVRIAIPKLFVDYPQVQPFMIKVGDVYILIAATLIIISFVKAVEYILSQSPVFANKPLASYFQLLRIVIYIAIFITILSVLLGKSPMYFLTAFGAMTAIILLIFKDTILGLVASVQISANDVVRVGDWVEMPKYNADGDVIAINLNTVKVRNWDKTITAIPTFYFITDSFKNWRGMQESGGRRIKRSILFNVHTVKFVNPETRERFKQYSLITEYVSERQNEIEVYNTENGVDTSQLINGRRMTNIGVFRIYVENYLKQHKGIQQEMTMLVRQLPSDDRGLPIEIYCFTNTTSWLEYETIQSDIFDHLFAAASWFELELYQQPAGSDIALAIEKVSQISKSQME
- a CDS encoding proline dehydrogenase family protein is translated as MEKIFNNTEVAFALKSKNELDRAYWLFKMIQNPTLVKVGTSLTHFALKLHLPVTGLIRSTVFDHFCGGTTERDCLPVVDKMFEKGVSSVLDYSVEGKEDEEHFDDAMEMTLRIIDFAKERKALPYAVFKPTGFGRFELYDKKGAGIAFTEAEQNEWDRVVARFDKVCKKAYENDIEVLVDAEESWMQDAADDLVTSMMQRYNKEKALIFNTLQMYRHDRMAYLKKLHAQAKLEGFFIGQKLVRGAYMEKENERAAQNGYPSPICSSKAATDENYNAAVTYMLANIDMMGVFAGTHNEDSSYMLMRMMKENGIEKGDSRIYFGQLYGMSDNISFNLGEQGYNVAKYLPFGPVREVMPYLIRRAQENTSVAGQTSRELNLISAERERRSQK